In Silene latifolia isolate original U9 population chromosome 6, ASM4854445v1, whole genome shotgun sequence, the genomic window tttactcgtaaaacattaaaatttcattcaaaaaacaattttatatatttaaaataaaattttataacataaatttaaatttttatttataaaatgaccttaatattaaagttacaatcataaagaaataaagttacatttataaattaaaGTTACGCTTCTACaatattaaagttacagtttAAAAGTTTCAAATCTCAAATATCAATCTTAAAAGATCAATGGCCAAGATTAGAACTcatggactcaccattttaggtggactcatttgaactctctctctctctctctctctctctctctctctctctctctctctctctctctctctctctctctctctctctctctctctatatatatatatatatatatatttaatgtGTTCAACGAAATTAATTGATCTGTTACAACATAATTTTACGTTGACTATCTACATACAACGACTAAGAGTATTTGATCATTATAAACTTCtcgcaaaatcaaatccaaactgaaTTCCAATATAATTAGTAGTCTAAACAACTATTAATCAAAAATAGATGTGATTGTATTACATAAAATGCAAGGGGCACCTAGTATTATCATATGTAACAACATCAGTTAGTAGTTTATAGCATCATCAAAATCGTTGGGTTACCATAATAGTATTTTAGGACATCGCTGAAAATGTTGTTTTAGGTTACCATGGTCTGCTAATATAAAACTATTTAATTTAACAAAAATTCAATACCTGCTGAAAATGGGGGAAACAAAATTTTCGGGTAGTTTTAGATAAGGCTTGATTAATCATTAGTTTTATAGCAAAAACACAACGAAAGCGTTGTGGCATTTGGTATTAtctatatcagttgtataacattCAAAGATATAGTTGGATTATAGAGATATCTTTCTTACTGTCTCACGCACCTTCAGTTTTTAAccgaaatagtctttgactaTTTACACTTAAGAATACTTGTCCTTAAAACTTTCAtgtaaaatatataatacgacatgTAATTTGGTAAATTTATGAGAACTTCTTTGTAAATAATGTCCTTTGTGTGGCGTTGATATATTTGTTCTCTATTATCGATGAGAATCTTAATTATCCCTCGGATGACGTTGATCTTGACGCTTTTACGTAAAACTTGTCATTACTAAAAACTGGTTTTGTCAGATAAATTTAGACACTATTAAGTGGGTTGTCTTCGCTTAAGAACGAAAGGAATCTTTGATTTGAGAAAGTCATTACTATCCTCGGGTTCAAGATCTTTTGCGGACTTTGGAACTCGTAATTATCTTCCCTTCTACTATGATTTTTCCAAAGCGATTGATACTAAGACAAGGCCGTTACATAATCCTCTTACGGAGTTAatgttcctcaacaacataaCTGGCATGCCACACTTAGTACTGTGGTAGAGCTTACCATTATGAGTAATATTAAAAAATGTATCATGTATACTCCCTTCCCTTCTTAAACATCTTCCACCTTGCTTCTTCATGGACCAAACTTTTATAACTTCGACCATTAATATGTCGAAAATCATGGTCAAACTACCGCATTGACGACTCTGCAAAAGCAATACAAAAGATCATATTGTGAAGAGGATGAAGTACATTTAGTGTGAgattcctaaaagataatgaattttGCTACTTAAGTCTAACTTTACTAAAGTACTCTACCAAGTCTCgcataaagaaaacaaaaaacgGCTGATAAAAGCAAAGATATCATAGGGGGAAGGGGACGTGATGGTTGTAAGTATATATTCTCATACCCatatttaatagaaaaattacattCTCCCTAGTTGTCGAATTACTTGTCGCGGTTAAAAAATTCGAAACTGGTAACCGACTCAACTTGCATTGTGGAGATCTTAAAATAGTTTATACTCGTTTATTTTATAGCTTTCTCAAATATTTCGCATAATATTTTTACCCATGTCTAACACTCATGGTTGGcatgatttaaaattcagtttgagcCTAAAACTTTATTCTTATTCGTGGTTAAAAAAGTTAAAAAGAATTGAAAACTAATGATTAGGATGGAGGGGAGTAACATATGTAGATCGGTGAATTATTTTATATGTATTGATCACTTGAATATGTATCGAGGCATGTATGATTTATATACACATTCCAATGATTATTTTGTTATTATATTTTGATGGAATAACCGTAGTTTATACTTTGTGTAATTACGTATTACAACATCTTAACACAacaatttaatcaaataaatttattatttattcgcCAGCTTCTAGAATTTTGATGTTGGAATACAAACTACAAATGTTAATACCATGAGTGggagaaaaataaaaattaaaaattgacCTATTATAAATGTATatgatctacttatattaggataattttattaaattttgtataatacggagtattataaatATGCTTTTTATTAGaataattttataaaatttaaTGTGTTTCAAACtctactcttgttaggatttctaaaaaaattggactctctaatattgTTCGAAAAGTTACTActttatatactccgtatatgtattgattgattgattgattaatattattacaattattattattattattattttattatttgtgaAAACGCAATTTTTATCGTTCTcaaaaatatttataagaaattattattattattattattattattattattattattttttaaattatttacaagatcAAATAAATTCTTTTCAGGTAATTTCAGGTAACTTCCGTTGCGGGTCAAAAGGATTTTATGGACAAGCTTTTATTTAAAAACTTTGTTTATTTCCAATTTGTAttgttgtaattttttttaaaagaaaaagaTTTATAATAAGAGTCTTTGTATATTAGTTATAATATCCCGTATTTTGGCAAACTTGGCATGTAAATATAATTTCAATTAAGCCgaaaatcggggtgttacacataGGCTCGGCCCATGATCGCTTTAATGTCCATGTCTAATTAGAAGATTCTAGATTTTTGTGTTTTATGGAAACTCAAACGTTAttatatgtgtgtatatatatatatctttctCGGTATAGgattaatattatattattattattattattattcttaatcttatACGAAAAAGAGTAGTGTGAATTTCCAATTACCCTACTTCCGTACGCGCAATTTACCACCATCAGTATCTTGCGATTTGATTCTGAAGAGCATGAAGAAGGTaaaattatcatcatcatcatcaagctaTTACCAACATGTATCCCACGTATCAGAACTCAAGTACATACCACCCGAAGTTTGGACTCAAATTTTTGCAATATTGCCGGTTAAAACCCTAGTACGACTCAGGTGTGTCTGTAAATCTTGGTGCTCTATCATCGATGACCCTGATTTCATTAACATACATCTTGAACTTTGCGCAGTTAATATTGACAAGAATAAATTATTGTTAAGCGTCGAACTGTTTATTAAACGCCGCGGTCGAGGTTGTGTATACATTATGACACTTCGTCGAGCTGACACACTTGGAAAACCTGCTAACATTTTCAAGACCCCTGAATACTACAGTCTTTGGGGGAATTGTGACGGGTTGCTTCTAATGTGCCGCACTGGCCTCGATCATTGTCCTGAAATGACAATACGGAACCTTAGTTGTAGAAAATCGTTGCTACTTCCCCCTTGCCCTTTTCCTCAATTTTATAATCGTCTTTCCGACTATATATGTGTATTTGGTTTTGCCTCTCAAAGTAAGGATTATAAAGTAATTTTGATCACAATTGAAAGATATGAGGATCCAAACGCGATGATGAATTTTGCAGTTTATACGCTAAGTGATCAACGAtggaatgtcaaaaataatggcTCCGGTATCAGCCATGATTACTTTAAACGTATGTTCGGGTCTTCCCCTTACAAGAAATTTGATTGTTACTTTCAAGGGGCAGCGCACTGGTTTGGAAATGATCCGTATGGGGATAATGGTAATTATAGAATAAAACATACACATCTTGTTTCCCTCGACTTTAATTCGGAGAAATTCGCCTTTATGGAACTCCCAAATACTTGTAATGAGCAAGAAATTTTCTGGTTTATGTTTCTTATTGGGAAATCGCTAGCTATTTTCTGTATTTCTCGTGTAAGTTCAAACATATGGGTGCTGGAACAGGACAGCGGAAAGCGAGAGTGGACTTTATGGTTTTCAGGAATTTCGAGCAAAGCTGGTTTTAACTTATTCAAATCGTACTCACACGACAATTCAGTGGTATTTTACTATGAGAGTGTTGACGGTAGTAGACATCTTAGGTGTGGGAAAAAGTCCTATAATCTTGCGGATTGCCGAGTACAGATTCATGGCAAATCTATATATTTTTTTAGAGAATTGCAAAACTATTCCGAGAGTTTGGTGTTGCATAAAGGATATGGAGCTGAAGACCTGCCTTCTTTTCCATAAATGAAGACCCTCTGTTGGCAAACAATGGATATGACGGACTGTGCTCTTTCTTTATTGATGTTTGAATTAATTAGTTTCGCTTTATTCGTTATTGGTTAATCGGATAATAATCTTTGCGTGTTTGCAAAACGTAGGTAAGACTGTATAATATTCGACCCCCTACTCGGGCATAATTGTTCTTGATAGTGTTTTGGTTTGTCATGATGACAATTTCTCTATATTAATAAATTTTAATCTATTTCCCCTGTTAAACCGAATTTACATGATCTAATTAATCTGTATATGATATCTTTACAACCTTTTTGTCATTTGGCTTTATGCCCTTTTATGTTGTGCATCGCGGGTCATTTTTTTGGTTGAATAGCAACCATGAGGCCGGAGTTTGATGCACCTGTTTCCAACTCTAGACACGGGTACGACCCTAAACAACCTTATCAGGTGATATTCTACATTGCTACCTAAAATAACGAGCGCACCAATCTGTCAACGGGGCGACCCCTTGACATTATGATGACAAACGCAACCAGCAACTTAAACAGCTATAACATCGAAAAACCATTGCATACGAGAGGTTTTGGATTCAAATTCTGTTCAACTTTCGTTTTATATTGATCTTTGTCCCTTGTTAGAAAAACGCGCACTCACTCATATTACCAGATGTGAAACCCAAAAACCAGAACATCTCGGCTTGGTGCAACTCATAATCTGATATACAAGATGTACAACAATTTTTCTCGACTTGGTGTAACTCTTAAAGAATGACAACAAGTTTCAATTTTTCTCGACTTGGTGTAACCGACAAAATGAGTACCCAGGAATCAAGGATATATCTCAATTCTCAAGTTACCAATTCAGATCACTTGTaacaatattttttatttttatacttCTACTATTCAACATGTATGCTCGCTCATTCATTCGTATAAGAAACGTTTCGCAGATGTATAGAGCAATTAAATCTGACTTCCGTTAACTCTCAAGAATGGCAACGAGTTTCAAACATATGGGTAGTTGTTTAATTGTGAGAATGGGCGAAGAATTCTATATAGAAATCAGTAATCATGAAAAATCTGTAAATAAttgagagaaagaaatatagacAGCCAAAATGTAAACAGTTATATGAAGAATTCAAAGCATAGACAGCCAAGGAATGCCAATAAAAAAAAAGAAGCGAAAGGAATGATCGGAATTCATATATATTCATAGTTACTTGACTATCAGAGCCAGAGGTTTTTCCCAAAAACATTTGGGAAGACAAATGGAGTAGTATTCTTATTCATGGGAAATTCCTCAAATCACGGGCTCCGTATACTTTCGACAACACCAAGCTCTCCATATATGTTTCCAGTTTTACAAGACAACTGATATCTTCTTTGACCTCCTGCACTTGACAACTAGCTATATTATAAGTCTTCTTCCCGCAAGCAAAATAGCCGCCATCACTCTCACAATAGAACACCTTTCGACAATTTCTATAGCAGAACCTGAATACTTCATAACCATCCTGACTTGATTTTCCCGAAAACCATAGAATCCATGGCTCCTTTTGGTTATTCTGTTGTAGCATCCATATTCTAGAAGTTGTCTCAGAAATACTGAAAACAGCTAGTGATTCTCCGAGAAGAAACAGAAAACTAAACGACATTCCGTCCCAACTAAATGGCAGTTTTAAAAAGGTGATATTTTCCTCATCAAAGGCAAAGGAACCAAGATGGCTAAATCCGCTACTATCTCTATAATTTTGCTCGAGACAGTATGTTACCCCACGAAAGAAAACGGAAGTTGATAACGAAGAAAATAGCCCCAAGAAATTATTAGTGTTGAGATTAGGGACGTTGAGGAGATTATTTCTCACCGTCCATTGTTGATTACTGAGTGTATAAATTGCAAAAGCTTTGTCAATTGTGAACGCAACCACTTTAAAATCTTGACTATCAGGAGCGAACCCAAACAAATACCGACAACGGTCAAGCGGGCAAGGAGGAAGATGCAAAGATTTGCGAATAGAAGATTTACTAAAAATGCTACCGGTATTTAAAGATGCAAAGATCCACAATCTGAATTCTTTATAGGAATAATAATCATGTTTTTCAACTAAAAGCAACCCATTACAGCTACCTAGAATACCGAACCAATAAGATTTACTAAAAATGCTACCGGTATTTCGAAGAGTTTCAGCATCACGAACTGTCAACAGGTATCCCATACCCTCCAGGGCtacaaataatttattattatttccaGAATTGATTAGGGAAAGTTGGAAGTGCAAGTGAACGAAATCAGGTTCATCGATAGTAGAGCACCAAGATTTACCTACACACCTGAATTTTAATAGGGTTTTCGCCGGTAATTTTGGCAAAATAAGAGTCCAAAGTTCGGGTGGTAAGTACTTTGATCCTGAAATATAGGCTAATTTCGAAGAACTTGTGGGATTCTTCATTGTTTCACAGCACTTGGTAATTACGCAGTAAACGGCAAAAAACTGAGGAATGATGATGGACGATTAATGGGGCGCCatggtggtgataattgtgttcCAATTTATGGGTGTCACTTGAACCCTAAATTTTAGGATTTGTCCTTGTGTTCAACTCAGAGTATATCGGTTTATTCTTGAGGTGACCGGTCGGGCCAATAGGGGCTTGGGCTGGGCGTCCTAACAAAAAAACCCCATTTGTGTTGGCGGAGCTTGGCCAAATGTGTGAGCTCATTTAGCAAGCCCTGATATTACACACATTTGCGCCGCGCAACATTAGCCACCACACGTCTGAGCACGAACTCAGACACCCCAGACTGGGTCAAGGGAGAAGACCCGGTTAGATCCACACACAAATGTGCCATAATAATTTTATGGAATTACTCTTTCACACACGGgtattactctttcacatacattttgacataaaatttatttttatttttatttttcgcTCTCATAATTCAACATTATTATTTTGAGATCAAACAAGTTTTTAGAAGAAATTAGTGGGTAGCCGAGATACTATGTGAGATCTCACCATTCGCAATAGCAAACCTAAGTCGAGTAAAAATAAAAGTAGCTATACGTGTCCTGGTATACTGAGACACGTAAAATTTCAACTGCCCCAACGAAGAGAAGGAGAAAGGTAATAAATGTActcattttatcattaatcatgatttgtacctattttattacctttactaccattttttcttaaaattgtacaatggtctctcaataaaacTTATTAaaagaccgtctctcaggagacctactatttttcttaaaattgtacaatggtctctcaataaagcttattaaaAGACCGTCTCTCAGAAGACCTACTCAAAAATCATAGCCTAGCATCATGCACAAGTCCCGGTACTTGGATTTGGGACACGATTAGATCTGATTTTACGAGATCTAAACCCTGTCAAGATTGAAAACTTCACAATCCAGACACACCACTATAGTTTATATGAAATCCAATCCATTTATGAACAACTACATAATCCAAAGCTAACTCAAAATATAATATGAGGAAATAAAGTTCTATGTTATCTAACAAATTTTGACATTTTTTAACCCTCTACAATAAGTGGATAGTATTACTATATTAAAAAATATTGACATTTGAAGTCTAATAAAATCTAATGTTTTTCATAAATATTGATTGAAATCGGTTATGAATTTGGTTCGAGTTTTTCAACAATGGATTTTAAAATAGTGGATCGTATATAGGTCTTTGCAAAGTGAATTTGGATCAACTTTTGCTTTCGGGTTGATTAAGTTTTCGTTCGATTTACAAGCCctatatttacataaaatgtcaCTCATCTCATTTGAGCGACTTTCATGAAAGTGGTAATCAAGCACTTTTAATTTGTCCAATTGTGAAATTCAAACTCTTAAGATTTAATTGGGGTGACTAGTCCTATAAAGCTATATAAGTAAAATTAACTCCCTTACACAAATTTTTGAGACAAATGACGGAGGAAAGTTAACGAATAGCAAATTTGAGATCGAGTATGAGGGTATTCTCTCTCTAACAATATCCATGGTCTAGTGTTTGGTGGAGGTGGTTTGGATGGGGTGGTGCTGTGATGGTTGGTCGGTTGTAGTAGTTTTTCCTCTCTTAATTTCTTCCTTCACGCTTTTCTCTGTTTCTCTAGTCTCACCGTCTTTACGCTTTCTCAAAAAGGCATATCATTTTCTTCTTTGTTAAGTTTTATCCTCTGTTAAGTTTGTTTTGGTCTGTAAATTTCTTCTCTTTAAGCTTTCTGGTTTTTCTCCTCCATAGTCTACAAAGTCCTTGTCTTGCTTTTTTTCGTTGTTCCTTAATTATGGCTTATCAATTAATTTTAGCTAGTCTTCGGGATATGTTTTCTGGGGATGATTGTCCTGAGATGGAGGTTGTCCTTGGTGAAGCCATTGTGGAATGTGGGGTGCCATCGTGTCAAAGTGTTGGCCTGCTTAAGGATAAGGGGAATGCTTTCTTTAAAATGGGTTTTCTGCCTTTGGCGTTCCTCCATTATAAACTCGCTCTAAAATTTATCCTGCTTATGGGTATCCCAACTAGTTACGATGAACCTTCTGCAACTTCTCTTGCCCTTTCAATCTTTTTGAATTTGGCAGCTTGTGAGCTCAAGACTACCGATTATGACCAAGTGTGCCGGTATTGCTCTTTGATTTTGATGGTTCAGCCGTCAAATGTTAAAGCTCTCTACCGAAGAGGGTTAGCTTTTAAGCACCTAAATCTTTTTCCGAAGGCCATTGCTGATTTCGAATATGCTCTCAAAATTACTCCTCATAACAAGGACATTTCCCGAGAGCTACAAGCTGTACACGACCGTTTAGCTATCAACTCAAACGGGAAACGAGAATCTTCTCAAACTGATCCCGCTGCCACTGAAAGGAAAGGAAAGAAGCCCTTATTGTCTTCGGCTTCGCTTGATGATTGCGTCCCTTCGCTTGATGATTCCGTCCCTGTCAGTTTACCTGAGCTGTCTCCTGCTCAGGTGCCTATGGACTCTGAGAGTCTAACTGAGGTTCCTATGGAGTCTGCGTGTAGCCCTGCTCCTTCCGAGGCTGTGAATGAGACCGTTGTGGATGACACCGTCTCCTCAGCTAGTTCAAAATCGTCCAATTTCATCTTTATCAACAGGAAAAAGCCCCATAATAAACTTAATCTTTCATCTGAAGCTTATGAGAATTTAATGAGTGGTAAAAATTTGGAGTTTTTCCACCCAAGGTCTATGTCTATCATGAGGGTTCGTCCCCTCATCTCAAAAACTATCAAGACGGGAACTCCCCTGAAAGATATTTCAGGGACAGCAGAAGTTCCCATTTCTTCTCCTATTACGGAAAACTTTGATACACAGTTTAATGTCATGAAGGCTGAGAGTGTTGCGCTTATCCAAGAGGATGTAATTTTTCAAGTAGAAAAGAAGAAACGACTCTCTTCTGTTTCTTCCCATATCAGCAAGGTCTCGGTGACCAAGTTCAAGTTTGCAGCGGTCGGAAATCAGTTGCATAGCAAATGGAGATGCAATAGGAGTCCCTCCTACGGGAATGCTCGACAGGGCTAAGCTTCTATTATTTCGAA contains:
- the LOC141587785 gene encoding F-box/kelch-repeat protein At3g06240-like, with amino-acid sequence MKNPTSSSKLAYISGSKYLPPELWTLILPKLPAKTLLKFRCVGKSWCSTIDEPDFVHLHFQLSLINSGNNNKLFVALEGMGYLLTVRDAETLRNTGSIFSKSYWFGILGSCNGLLLVEKHDYYSYKEFRLWIFASLNTGSIFSKSSIRKSLHLPPCPLDRCRYLFGFAPDSQDFKVVAFTIDKAFAIYTLSNQQWTVRNNLLNVPNLNTNNFLGLFSSLSTSVFFRGVTYCLEQNYRDSSGFSHLGSFAFDEENITFLKLPFSWDGMSFSFLFLLGESLAVFSISETTSRIWMLQQNNQKEPWILWFSGKSSQDGYEVFRFCYRNCRKVFYCESDGGYFACGKKTYNIASCQVQEVKEDISCLVKLETYMESLVLSKVYGARDLRNFP
- the LOC141587784 gene encoding uncharacterized protein LOC141587784 encodes the protein MTLRRADTLGKPANIFKTPEYYSLWGNCDGLLLMCRTGLDHCPEMTIRNLSCRKSLLLPPCPFPQFYNRLSDYICVFGFASQSKDYKVILITIERYEDPNAMMNFAVYTLSDQRWNVKNNGSGISHDYFKRMFGSSPYKKFDCYFQGAAHWFGNDPYGDNGNYRIKHTHLVSLDFNSEKFAFMELPNTCNEQEIFWFMFLIGKSLAIFCISRVSSNIWVLEQDSGKREWTLWFSGISSKAGFNLFKSYSHDNSVVFYYESVDGSRHLRCGKKSYNLADCRVQIHGKSIYFFRELQNYSESLVLHKGYGAEDLPSFP